The Solibacillus sp. FSL R7-0682 genome includes a window with the following:
- a CDS encoding S8 family peptidase, giving the protein MDRKIIGVIVIFLIVTLTGFTSNTYAKFEKNVIVQYSSMEGKQAVLSSATEVLLDLEQLQILSIKIADEKMDQLKSHPEIILIEENQTFSIQQQFKVASNSSSEKDLWNLKAINANNAWAEGITGKGIKIAIIDSGVSKHPDLNITDGVSFVGDHYNDGHGHGTHIAGIIAAQHNDFGVAGVAPNAEIYVVKAIEDDGFGGVDKIIQGIDWAINKKMDLINLSFGDLESSVALHEAIRLAKQKGILIVAASGNEGTDQGIGNTMIYPARHEEVIAVSSVNQSFQRSTFSSTGAANDFAAPGEEIYSTYLNGGYATYQGTSLAAPHIVGLLALLMQQYAYLTADELYEGLKLYAEDLGTVGFDELYGFGMPKYQTITQSTKLFSLNESNKQAIEQAVQAFNQKPTTIQFTSIMDKLNQVRDKAFRDQKQKEMEKAVAILSKSAEKVLVTFERSPTKYNYTKASEALQSLPETATKVTLDERLQAGLLVLAKPAIEKLERYENSKTKSNYSQAKLAIQRLPKSPLKSELQVRLNQS; this is encoded by the coding sequence GTGGATAGAAAAATTATAGGTGTAATAGTTATTTTTTTAATCGTTACATTAACAGGTTTTACGTCAAATACATATGCAAAATTCGAAAAAAACGTAATTGTTCAGTATAGCTCAATGGAAGGAAAGCAGGCAGTGCTATCAAGTGCAACTGAAGTTTTGCTGGATCTCGAACAATTACAGATACTATCTATTAAGATCGCTGATGAAAAAATGGACCAATTAAAGAGTCATCCTGAAATTATATTAATAGAAGAAAACCAAACATTTTCAATTCAACAGCAGTTTAAAGTGGCAAGTAATTCTTCATCTGAAAAGGATTTGTGGAATTTAAAAGCCATTAATGCCAATAATGCTTGGGCAGAGGGAATCACAGGAAAAGGAATTAAAATTGCTATTATTGACTCGGGTGTTTCAAAGCATCCGGATTTGAACATTACGGATGGTGTTTCCTTTGTTGGGGATCATTATAATGATGGGCACGGTCATGGTACGCATATAGCGGGTATTATCGCAGCACAGCATAACGATTTTGGCGTGGCAGGAGTAGCGCCAAATGCAGAGATATATGTGGTGAAGGCAATTGAAGATGATGGCTTCGGCGGGGTAGATAAAATTATTCAAGGAATTGATTGGGCAATCAATAAGAAGATGGACTTAATCAATTTAAGCTTTGGTGACTTAGAATCCAGTGTTGCCTTACATGAAGCGATTAGGCTTGCGAAGCAAAAAGGGATATTAATTGTCGCAGCAAGTGGGAATGAAGGAACGGATCAAGGGATTGGTAATACGATGATTTACCCAGCACGTCATGAAGAAGTCATTGCAGTATCCTCGGTCAATCAATCCTTCCAGCGTTCTACATTTAGTAGTACGGGTGCTGCTAATGATTTTGCGGCACCAGGTGAAGAAATTTATAGTACATATTTGAATGGCGGGTACGCGACTTATCAAGGAACATCGCTAGCTGCGCCTCATATTGTTGGATTATTAGCATTACTAATGCAGCAATATGCTTATTTGACTGCGGATGAACTATATGAAGGGTTAAAGCTATATGCTGAGGACTTAGGAACGGTAGGTTTTGATGAATTGTATGGCTTTGGTATGCCAAAGTATCAAACAATTACCCAATCGACTAAACTTTTTTCTCTAAATGAATCAAATAAGCAAGCAATTGAGCAGGCAGTACAGGCATTCAACCAAAAGCCTACTACTATACAATTCACCAGTATTATGGATAAGTTAAATCAAGTTCGAGATAAGGCTTTCCGAGATCAAAAACAGAAGGAAATGGAAAAGGCAGTAGCGATATTAAGTAAGTCTGCCGAAAAAGTGCTAGTGACATTTGAACGGAGTCCAACGAAATATAATTATACAAAGGCTAGTGAAGCGCTACAATCACTACCCGAAACAGCGACGAAAGTAACATTGGATGAACGATTACAGGCAGGACTACTAGTATTAGCGAAGCCTGCGATTGAAAAGCTTGAACGTTATGAAAATAGCAAAACAAAGAGTAATTACTCGCAAGCAAAATTAGCAATTCAGCGACTTCCCAAATCTCCATTAAAATCAGAATTACAAGTTCGATTAAATCAATCGTGA
- a CDS encoding WecB/TagA/CpsF family glycosyltransferase — MKHVKIMGVPFLHINQQNFVKLLVDRVVQKEKTFVITANPEIVMRANEDAELMRYINEASYICADGIGVVKAASILGEDLPGRVTGYDTMMELLKIGQEKRFKVYLLGAQKETLDLTVANIKRDFPNVEIVGHHDGFFDWDNNSIAEEAAALKPDLIFVALGVPRQEKWISENKDKFEYGVFMGIGGSFDVIAGTVKRAPAIWQKLNLEWFYRLLNQPSRFIRMLVLPKFALKVFAMKLKGRN, encoded by the coding sequence ATGAAACATGTCAAGATTATGGGGGTTCCCTTCTTACATATAAATCAGCAAAACTTTGTGAAGCTACTCGTCGATCGAGTAGTGCAAAAGGAAAAAACATTTGTCATTACAGCTAATCCAGAAATCGTTATGCGTGCGAATGAGGACGCAGAGCTTATGCGCTATATTAATGAAGCTTCCTATATATGTGCGGATGGCATCGGAGTCGTGAAGGCTGCATCGATTTTAGGTGAAGATTTACCAGGACGCGTCACTGGCTATGATACGATGATGGAGCTTTTAAAGATTGGACAGGAAAAACGTTTTAAAGTGTATTTATTAGGCGCACAAAAAGAAACGCTCGATTTGACCGTCGCCAATATTAAGCGCGATTTTCCAAACGTCGAGATTGTCGGGCATCACGACGGCTTCTTCGATTGGGACAACAACTCTATCGCAGAAGAAGCAGCCGCGCTCAAGCCAGATTTAATCTTTGTCGCATTAGGTGTGCCACGCCAAGAAAAGTGGATTTCCGAAAATAAGGATAAGTTCGAATACGGTGTGTTCATGGGGATCGGTGGTTCGTTTGATGTCATCGCTGGTACCGTAAAACGCGCACCTGCTATTTGGCAAAAGCTGAATTTAGAATGGTTTTATCGCCTATTAAATCAGCCGAGCCGCTTTATACGTATGTTAGTTCTTCCTAAGTTTGCGCTAAAAGTCTTTGCGATGAAGCTTAAAGGACGGAATTAG
- a CDS encoding S-layer homology domain-containing protein, which yields MAKTNKGRKLFATTATAALVASAIVPVASAAQINDFNTISSYAQEAVQDLVDRGVIQGDEKGNFNPRKSVTRAEAATILVNALELESTGSINFTDVKAGAWYYDAINAAVNNGIFQGQGAGKFNPSGNLTRSEAAIILVDAFGLEGSASLSQFSDSASVKAWAQEALEIAVANGVIKGDNGKLNPNAPITRQDFAVMYSRTEGVEAPVSGAIKAINNTTVEVTFEEPVTDLASLDFKIEGLEITGKVVKQTDNTTVVLTTAAQTAGTTYTLSLDGEEVGKFTGVASVIPTAVKTVVASQQGVIGKEVTLTAEVTVAEGQSKAGIPVTFNIVNDKSTNAKIEVEALTNDKGVATYSYTRYYNGIDEVVAYATSKSSVKDNARVYWANAAQLTIKEAKEDKSVANGSKKTYEITGAKNSVVFVTFEENLGVKSNKVADGVVVTSAVGSVDEKGNYTPYTGSKGLTPYELSTGAAQYVAIELDKNGKGSLILTGSDDSVTPIVYEATIGDLDTDKLDKAQDKVKKLNPAYGKLLLQDKAATVKFEQNDKLELAVKALGTEDAAEAGVLPAAGTEIDEENDFGYGGREYEVTVKTKTGELADAGTTAYVTFPKFDGASQVIIDGKVYDIKKDGVYAIKVAGKEGKASFRVIGKGKKSYVTPTVFLNTDGKTGADTALDKKDIQVEAETTYFTEAEVKEAVIKVLNAEFGAEVASLQAGKTAYAVYQSVDQNGFAYGTGKKYDVTFELSTTFGELKVQGGTKNVGRTYTFETTSDANGRAVVEFTADSATTVEIDILGSRNVLPSKAATVKFTQFATGETTGVVASKNTANDTLTIGTNVYSYADAKEYQEKGSKISKAAFETLLSNEYVRVAVTKDADGKLTFNVLEAGAAPVVPPVAGGLISKAEVTSPTTIVVTFSEAVTFADDSQFWFDLDKDGVVDANETTLTSAGTPSSATHTFTVAAGTTITSDIGKVVYTPALASADRLTKTTGSIVVSETITLDDAKTTLVAATNPLVLVAATGTTATPSLGTAGTEQVEELTLTAAAGLGDGTFTAQFAATGVTVAPITITTVLNESLPSVASRLVTALNSDTNFNAKYVASTSGAKVVISAKTAAAEDTALNLSIAEVNSGISPVATSTLVGTPAAGTSAIATANVSTPALEATAFNKVAKVRVAQTSTTLGNFDKTIEVPVTGVVTAAQTATAIVNALNADTTFNARFTATVDTTVNTAVVVTNKETGVVTATVIEVAN from the coding sequence ATGGCAAAAACAAACAAAGGTCGTAAATTATTCGCGACAACTGCAACTGCTGCTTTAGTAGCATCTGCAATCGTTCCGGTAGCATCAGCTGCTCAAATTAATGACTTCAATACAATTTCATCATACGCACAAGAAGCGGTACAAGATTTAGTAGACCGCGGTGTGATCCAAGGTGATGAAAAGGGTAACTTCAACCCACGTAAATCAGTTACTCGTGCTGAAGCAGCTACTATCTTAGTAAACGCTTTAGAATTAGAGTCTACTGGTTCAATCAACTTCACTGACGTTAAAGCAGGCGCTTGGTACTACGATGCAATCAACGCTGCTGTTAACAACGGTATTTTCCAAGGTCAAGGCGCTGGTAAGTTCAACCCATCAGGTAACTTAACTCGTTCTGAAGCTGCAATCATCTTAGTTGATGCTTTCGGTTTAGAAGGTTCTGCTAGCCTATCTCAATTCTCAGATTCAGCATCTGTTAAAGCTTGGGCTCAAGAAGCTTTAGAAATCGCTGTAGCTAACGGCGTAATCAAAGGTGACAACGGTAAATTAAATCCAAACGCACCAATCACTCGCCAAGACTTCGCTGTAATGTACTCTCGTACTGAGGGCGTAGAAGCTCCAGTATCAGGTGCAATTAAAGCAATTAACAATACTACTGTAGAAGTAACATTCGAAGAGCCAGTAACTGACTTAGCTTCTTTAGACTTCAAAATTGAAGGTCTAGAAATTACTGGTAAAGTAGTAAAACAAACTGATAACACAACTGTAGTATTAACTACTGCTGCACAAACTGCTGGAACAACTTATACTTTATCTTTAGATGGTGAAGAAGTTGGTAAATTCACAGGTGTTGCTTCAGTAATTCCAACTGCTGTTAAAACAGTTGTTGCTTCTCAACAAGGTGTTATCGGGAAAGAAGTAACTTTAACTGCTGAAGTAACAGTTGCAGAAGGTCAATCTAAAGCAGGTATTCCTGTAACATTCAATATCGTTAACGATAAGTCTACAAACGCTAAAATCGAAGTTGAAGCATTAACTAACGATAAAGGTGTAGCAACTTACTCTTATACTCGTTACTATAACGGAATTGATGAAGTAGTAGCTTACGCTACAAGCAAATCAAGCGTTAAAGATAATGCTAGAGTTTACTGGGCTAATGCTGCTCAATTAACTATTAAAGAAGCTAAAGAAGACAAATCAGTAGCTAACGGTTCTAAGAAAACATACGAAATCACTGGTGCTAAAAACTCAGTAGTATTTGTAACGTTTGAAGAAAACTTAGGAGTTAAATCTAACAAAGTTGCTGATGGTGTTGTTGTAACAAGTGCAGTTGGTTCTGTTGACGAAAAAGGAAACTATACACCATATACTGGAAGTAAAGGACTTACTCCATACGAATTATCAACTGGTGCTGCTCAATACGTAGCTATTGAATTAGACAAAAATGGTAAAGGTTCATTAATCTTAACTGGATCAGATGATTCTGTAACTCCAATTGTTTATGAAGCTACTATCGGTGATTTAGACACTGACAAACTTGATAAAGCTCAAGACAAGGTTAAAAAATTAAACCCTGCATACGGCAAATTACTTCTTCAAGACAAAGCTGCTACAGTTAAATTCGAGCAAAATGATAAACTTGAACTTGCTGTAAAAGCATTAGGAACTGAAGATGCTGCTGAAGCAGGCGTATTACCAGCTGCTGGAACTGAAATTGACGAAGAAAATGATTTCGGTTATGGTGGTCGTGAGTACGAAGTGACAGTTAAAACTAAAACAGGTGAATTAGCTGATGCAGGAACTACAGCTTATGTAACATTCCCGAAATTCGATGGTGCTAGCCAAGTTATTATTGACGGCAAAGTATACGACATTAAAAAAGATGGAGTATATGCAATTAAAGTAGCAGGAAAAGAAGGTAAAGCTTCATTCCGTGTTATTGGTAAAGGTAAAAAATCTTATGTAACACCAACTGTATTCTTAAACACTGACGGTAAAACTGGTGCAGATACAGCACTTGATAAAAAAGATATTCAAGTTGAAGCAGAAACTACTTACTTCACAGAAGCAGAAGTAAAAGAAGCAGTTATTAAAGTATTAAATGCTGAGTTTGGTGCTGAAGTAGCATCATTACAAGCTGGTAAAACAGCATATGCAGTTTATCAATCAGTGGATCAAAACGGATTCGCATATGGAACTGGTAAAAAATATGATGTTACATTCGAATTATCTACAACATTTGGTGAGTTAAAAGTACAAGGTGGTACTAAAAATGTAGGTAGAACTTATACATTCGAAACTACATCTGATGCAAATGGTAGAGCAGTAGTAGAGTTCACTGCTGATTCGGCAACAACAGTAGAAATTGACATTTTAGGTTCAAGAAATGTCCTACCTTCTAAAGCAGCAACTGTTAAATTCACTCAATTTGCAACAGGTGAAACAACAGGTGTAGTTGCAAGTAAGAATACAGCTAACGATACTTTAACTATTGGTACAAATGTATATAGCTATGCTGATGCTAAAGAATACCAAGAAAAAGGTTCGAAGATCTCTAAAGCTGCATTTGAAACATTATTAAGTAATGAATATGTTCGTGTAGCAGTTACTAAAGATGCTGATGGAAAATTAACATTCAACGTTCTTGAAGCGGGTGCTGCACCAGTTGTTCCACCAGTAGCAGGAGGCTTAATCTCTAAAGCTGAAGTTACATCACCAACAACTATCGTTGTAACATTTAGTGAAGCTGTAACATTTGCTGATGATTCTCAATTCTGGTTCGACCTTGATAAAGATGGTGTAGTTGATGCAAATGAAACTACTTTAACTTCGGCTGGTACACCTTCTTCTGCAACTCATACATTTACTGTAGCAGCAGGTACTACTATTACATCTGATATTGGTAAAGTAGTTTATACTCCAGCATTAGCAAGTGCTGATCGTTTAACTAAAACTACTGGATCTATTGTAGTGTCTGAAACTATTACTCTAGATGATGCTAAAACTACTTTAGTAGCAGCAACTAACCCATTAGTATTAGTGGCAGCAACAGGTACTACAGCAACTCCTTCATTAGGAACTGCTGGTACTGAGCAAGTTGAAGAATTAACTTTAACAGCAGCAGCTGGCTTAGGGGATGGAACATTTACTGCACAATTTGCAGCAACAGGTGTTACTGTAGCTCCAATTACAATCACTACAGTATTAAATGAATCTTTACCATCTGTAGCTTCTCGTCTTGTTACTGCATTAAATAGCGATACTAACTTCAATGCTAAATATGTGGCTTCTACATCAGGTGCTAAAGTAGTTATTTCTGCTAAAACAGCAGCAGCTGAAGACACAGCGTTAAATCTTTCGATTGCAGAAGTAAACTCTGGTATTTCTCCAGTAGCTACTTCAACTTTAGTAGGTACTCCGGCAGCAGGTACTTCAGCTATCGCAACGGCTAACGTTTCAACGCCAGCTCTTGAAGCAACAGCGTTTAACAAAGTTGCAAAAGTTCGAGTTGCTCAAACTTCTACTACATTAGGAAACTTTGATAAAACAATTGAAGTTCCAGTAACTGGTGTAGTAACTGCTGCTCAAACAGCAACAGCAATCGTAAATGCATTAAATGCAGATACTACATTTAATGCTCGTTTCACAGCAACAGTTGATACAACTGTTAATACTGCAGTAGTTGTAACTAATAAAGAAACAGGAGTTGTAACTGCTACTGTTATTGAAGTTGCTAACTAA
- a CDS encoding phage integrase N-terminal SAM-like domain-containing protein yields MTNHTSKYWISTHEAIPIQTRMILNEYLLSLKLANKAETTISKYRSILERFCSECLVPLSSLTSKDVLKWVNKFSIGKKESTMIIILSILSSFFKSCLAEDLWIVW; encoded by the coding sequence ATGACCAATCATACAAGTAAATATTGGATAAGTACCCATGAAGCAATTCCCATACAAACGAGAATGATATTAAATGAATACTTGCTAAGTTTAAAACTAGCAAATAAAGCGGAAACAACGATTTCAAAATATCGTTCGATCTTAGAACGATTTTGCAGCGAGTGTTTAGTTCCATTGAGCTCGTTAACTTCCAAAGATGTATTGAAATGGGTGAATAAATTTTCGATTGGGAAAAAGGAATCAACAATGATTATTATACTTTCTATTTTATCTTCTTTTTTTAAGTCCTGTCTTGCAGAAGATTTATGGATAGTATGGTGA
- a CDS encoding stalk domain-containing protein has protein sequence MEKKMFKKAGKVIASTMFASLLIFSQTTVSEAAVVSKKVETNPQIKILNNNVQVSGNVDPIVIDGTTYLPVRALSGVLNKIVTWDGRTKSIYISDTVAPNDLKNEISNLERFIKTKDASIANLETSVKTKDAKIVELENAIKTKDAKIAELEAQLLAKSKSTVSLKELDKQLNKDYGDWNGMEFEITLKGDKDDIEVEIEIDLNKRSYYRDWYNLSSTKIERFINSIVDDIWEEYEDAEITGEVIDIDEDETLVTFSGNDGDLKRIRVYEEK, from the coding sequence ATGGAAAAAAAGATGTTTAAAAAGGCAGGTAAAGTTATTGCTTCAACGATGTTTGCTAGTTTATTAATTTTTTCACAAACAACTGTCTCTGAAGCTGCTGTCGTGTCGAAAAAAGTTGAGACTAACCCACAAATTAAGATTCTAAATAATAATGTTCAAGTGTCTGGTAATGTTGATCCAATCGTTATCGATGGAACTACTTATTTACCTGTGCGCGCCTTATCAGGAGTACTAAACAAAATTGTTACTTGGGATGGAAGAACTAAATCTATTTATATTTCAGATACTGTAGCTCCAAATGATTTAAAGAACGAAATTTCCAATTTAGAAAGATTTATTAAAACAAAAGATGCTAGTATTGCTAATTTAGAAACTTCAGTTAAAACAAAAGATGCTAAAATTGTAGAATTAGAAAACGCAATTAAAACAAAAGATGCTAAAATTGCAGAACTAGAAGCACAATTATTAGCAAAATCAAAATCTACTGTTTCTTTAAAAGAATTGGATAAGCAATTGAATAAAGACTACGGAGATTGGAATGGTATGGAATTCGAAATCACACTCAAAGGTGATAAGGATGATATCGAGGTAGAAATCGAAATCGACTTAAATAAAAGAAGTTACTATAGAGATTGGTATAATCTATCATCTACAAAGATAGAAAGATTCATAAATAGTATCGTTGATGATATTTGGGAAGAATACGAAGATGCTGAAATTACGGGTGAAGTGATTGATATCGATGAAGACGAGACATTAGTTACATTCTCCGGTAATGATGGGGATTTAAAAAGAATTAGAGTTTATGAAGAAAAGTAA
- a CDS encoding FAD-dependent oxidoreductase, with the protein MNKRKIAITIGFLASLVVIALVIKYITEPKIMAQSYEKPVAVQKFDEQYDVIVIGGEPEGVAAAVMAARSGSKTLLIEKREDLGGLFTFGMLNFLDIPKSKSTRHLSRGIYKEWHALVGNDNSFNIEDAKAAFKQLVFAEENLTLSVNTSVEETILTGTTLTDVKIKNVNGTYTVKGSAFIDATQDADIAVMANVPHFIGGKDIGIEDKKMAVTLMLHLRNVDWKKVKETAKSEKFGEAEVKKSVAWGFTKLHDMYKPVEENTRLRGLNLVKVGDDYYINALQIFDVDGLSETAKSDAIEKGKRETKHIVSYLRQEFGGFENAVIASYPTELYVRETRHILAEYQLPMSDVWKNSDHWDNIGYGAYPVDVQAQTPQDYGYVISTPNQYAIPFRSLVPLEVDGLLVVGRSAGYSSLAAGSTRIVPTGMVTGDAAGIAASLAIKEGVTFRELSKDEALIEQLRTHLKQQGAFVKPIKASYPYEDEWFDQSVQTLINYGLVIGGYDNDLAVDKPVTTHNFMNMLRASMSRPQTEKSAERSEQLQTTYNGVFYKENEPLDLHKASNLLAEILLDQPADEGNWMRLIEAGIISKSTSENIDSANHNLAAKEMYAICADVIKYISL; encoded by the coding sequence ATGAATAAAAGAAAAATAGCAATAACGATCGGGTTTTTAGCAAGCCTAGTAGTTATTGCTTTAGTAATCAAATACATAACAGAACCAAAAATAATGGCGCAGTCCTATGAAAAGCCAGTCGCAGTACAAAAATTTGATGAGCAATATGATGTCATTGTCATTGGTGGGGAACCAGAGGGAGTTGCGGCAGCGGTAATGGCAGCACGTAGTGGTTCGAAGACTTTACTTATTGAAAAGCGTGAGGATTTAGGGGGGCTCTTTACGTTTGGGATGCTGAACTTTTTAGATATTCCAAAAAGTAAGAGTACAAGACATCTGAGTCGTGGTATTTATAAAGAGTGGCATGCATTAGTTGGTAACGACAATAGCTTTAATATTGAAGATGCTAAGGCTGCATTTAAGCAACTTGTTTTTGCCGAAGAAAACTTAACCTTGTCCGTCAATACATCGGTTGAGGAGACAATCCTAACAGGCACTACATTAACTGATGTAAAAATTAAAAATGTAAATGGTACATATACGGTAAAGGGAAGCGCCTTTATTGATGCTACTCAAGATGCTGATATTGCTGTTATGGCGAATGTGCCACACTTTATTGGTGGCAAGGATATTGGCATTGAAGATAAAAAAATGGCTGTTACTTTAATGCTCCATTTAAGAAATGTCGATTGGAAAAAGGTAAAGGAAACAGCGAAATCCGAGAAATTTGGCGAAGCTGAGGTAAAGAAATCAGTCGCTTGGGGATTCACAAAGCTCCATGATATGTATAAGCCAGTTGAGGAAAATACCCGATTACGCGGGCTGAACCTTGTAAAAGTGGGAGACGACTATTATATTAATGCATTACAAATTTTTGATGTGGATGGCTTGAGTGAAACAGCGAAATCCGATGCGATTGAAAAGGGAAAGCGCGAGACGAAGCATATTGTGAGTTATTTAAGACAGGAATTTGGTGGCTTTGAAAATGCAGTAATTGCAAGTTATCCAACAGAACTGTATGTACGTGAAACACGTCACATTTTAGCAGAGTACCAGCTTCCGATGTCAGATGTGTGGAAAAATAGCGATCATTGGGATAATATCGGCTACGGTGCCTATCCAGTAGATGTACAGGCACAAACACCACAGGATTATGGTTATGTCATTTCAACACCCAATCAATATGCCATTCCTTTCCGTTCGCTTGTGCCACTTGAAGTTGATGGGCTGTTAGTAGTCGGGCGTTCGGCAGGCTATTCGTCATTAGCGGCAGGAAGTACAAGAATTGTCCCAACAGGTATGGTAACTGGTGATGCAGCTGGAATTGCGGCCTCATTGGCGATTAAAGAGGGTGTAACGTTCCGCGAATTAAGTAAAGATGAAGCATTAATTGAACAACTGCGTACGCACTTAAAACAGCAAGGCGCATTTGTAAAGCCGATAAAAGCTTCCTATCCGTATGAAGACGAATGGTTTGATCAATCTGTACAAACACTTATTAACTACGGCTTAGTTATAGGTGGCTACGACAATGATTTAGCGGTTGATAAGCCAGTAACGACGCATAATTTTATGAACATGCTTAGGGCTTCAATGAGTCGACCACAAACGGAAAAATCTGCTGAACGAAGCGAGCAATTACAAACAACGTATAATGGCGTTTTTTACAAAGAAAATGAACCGCTTGATTTACATAAGGCGAGTAATCTTTTAGCTGAAATTTTACTAGACCAACCAGCAGATGAAGGCAATTGGATGAGGTTAATCGAGGCAGGTATCATTAGTAAATCTACTTCCGAAAATATTGATTCAGCAAACCATAACTTGGCGGCCAAGGAAATGTACGCGATATGCGCAGATGTTATAAAATATATTAGTTTATAA